TTTCTTCATCTGAAAAATGCTCAGAGTAGAATGATTGTTCTGCAGCTCTAATCCAATTTACGTTTCCTTTTACTGTATTAATCTCTCCATTGTGAGCAATGAAACGGAAAGGTTGTGCAAGTTTCCAAGCCGGGAATGTATTAGTAGAAAAACGTGAGTGTACAATTGCAAATGCACTTACAACTCTTTTATCTTCAATATCTGGGAAATAATATTTTAATTGATTGGTAGTAAGTTGGCCTTTGTACGAAATTGTACGGCAAGACAAACTGGAGAAATAGAATGAGTCTTTTGCCCCTAAAACTGAATCCCTAATAATCTTAGAAACATATTGACGAAATACATAAAGCTTTCTTTCGAATGCTAATTCATCTTGTATATCACTAGGCTTTTTAATAAATATTTGCTCTACACAAGGCTCTACAGAACCAGATGCTTCACCCAAGTCGTCATTTCGAGTAGGTACAACTCTATATCCTAATAAATGTAAATCTAAATCTTCTAATTTACGGTCAATGATTTCTCTTGCTTCTTCTTTCTGTTTTTCATTGCCTGGAAAGAATATCATCCCAACACCATATTCAAATGCTGCAGGAAGTTTAATATTAATCTTTCGACATTCTTCTAAATAAAACTCGTGAGGTATTTGCAAAAGAATTCCTGCTCCGTCTCCACTATTGGGATCACAACCGCAAGCTCCACGGTGGTCCATACGCTCAAGCATATGAATTGCATCCGAAACAATTGAGTGTGATTTTCGACCTTTAAGATGTGCTCTAAATCCAATACCGCACGCATCATGTTCAAATTCACTTCTATAAAGGCCTTGTTCTTGGTCTTCTAAAATTGATCCCATTTTCAATAAAATATTTTAGGTTTATTGTCGATTATCAGAGATAAAAAGCGGTTAGCATTGTTACTTAAGGCTAATCGACGAATATGCAATATAATAACAAATTTTTCTGAATCTTTCTACGAAAAGCCAAATTGTATAGTCAGAAGAAAGATTATTAATTCGATAAAATTTTCTATTAAAATTATCCTATTTATCTCAAAGAAAGACTGATAATATGCTCTATTTAGATTAAAACGAAATATGATTTGGACAAATTATAGCACAAATCCGAGGCCTACAGTGCCATTTGTCATTGGATCAATGAATATAAAAGCTCCGTTAGTCGGGTTTTCGTCGTACTTATCGGCGAAAATTGGACCTGCAAGTTTTATATTAACAACTCCAATTTCGTTCAACAAAATTTCGCTGGTATTTTCCTTAGGGCTGAAGTGTTCAATGTCAAGAACTGAGGTCACATTTACAACTTTGGCTTTTTGAATATTAATTCCGTGTTGTACAAAATATGTCTTGCCAGCTTGGAGTGGGGTAGCATCCATCCAGCAAACTCTTGCATTAATTGCCTTTAGCTGCTCTGGTGTACTTCCTGCATGCACAATCATGTTTCCACGGCTAATATCAATGTCATCTTCTAGCTCAATTGAGATTGAATCTCCCAATTCTGCGTGTTCAAGTTTTTGATCAAACTTATGAATAGCTTTTATTTTACTCACTTGATTACTAGGCAATGCTTCGATCAAATCTCCTACCGCAAAAACACCACTAGCTACACGACCAGCGTATCCTCTGTAATCATGAAATTCTTCGGTTTTGGGCCTAATTACATTTTGAACAGGAAACCTTGCAGGAAGCTCACTTGCGATCGCATTACTTCTTTTGTTTTCCAATTTTTCCAAAAATGACAGCAATGGCAAACCATCGTACCATTCCATTTTATTAGATTTCTCAACGATATTATCGCCAAATAGTGAGGAAATGGGTATAAACGTTACATTCTGACTTTCGAAATCAGATTTACCAACTGTATTCTGAAAGTCCTCCTTTATTTTTCCAAAAGTGGCTTCGCTATAATCAGCCAAGTCCATTTTATTTACAGCAACAATAATATTCTCCATTCTGAGTAATGAAGCGATGTAAAAGTGTCTTTTTGTTTGCTCTATCACACCGTTTCTTGCATCAATCAATATAATGGAAACAGATGCATTACTCGCACCAGTTACCATATTCCTTGTATATTCGAAATGGCCAGGTGTGTCTGCAATTATGTACTTTCTATTTGGCGTGTTGAAATAAATATGAGCTACATCAATTGTAATTCCTTGCTCACGTTCAGCTATTAGGCCATCTGTCAATAAAGACAAGTCTGTAAAGTCAAGTCCCTTTCTTTTTGAAGCCGATTCAAGAGCTTCTATTTTATCTTTAGTAATAGATTTTGTTTCATACAACAATCGACCTATTAGCGTGCTTTTTCCGTCATCTACTGATCCTGCTGTTGCTATTCTTAATATATCCATGATTTAAATAATTCGATTTGAGATTTGGGATTCTTTCAATTTAAGAACTTCCCTAATTCGGATTTAAGGCTTGAGATTTAAACTATAATTCTGTAAACTAAAATTTAAAAATAACCCTGTTGTTTTCTTTTCTCCATTGCTGCCTCTGACCTCTTATCGTCAATCCTAGCACCTCTTTCTGAGATTTCTGCACCAATGATTTCATCGATAATAGTATCTATATTGTCGGCATCACTCAAAACTGCGGCAGTACAAGTCATATCTCCTACTGTTCTAAATCTTACCGTTGTTTCGTAAGGCTTTTCGTCTTCTGATTTATTGATAAACTCAGAATCAGACCAAATCATACCGTCTCTTTCAAAAACCTGACGCTGGTGAGCAAAATAAATTGAAGGAATTTCAAGTTCTTCTTCTTTAATGTAATTCCAAACATCAAGCTCTGTCCAGTTTGAGATAGGGAAAACTCTTACATTTTCTCCCATTTCTATTTTACCATTCAGCATTTCGAACATTTCTGGTCTTTGTTTTTTTGCATCCCACTGACCAAAGTCGTCTCTAACACTAAATATTCTTTCTTTCGCTCTTGCCTTTTCCTCGTCACGACGAGCACCACCAATGCAAGCATCAAACTTGTTTGATTCTATTGTATCTAAAAGCGTAACCGTTTGAAGGGCGTTTCGCGAAGCATACTTGCCACTTTCTTCTTTTACCTTTCCTTGATTAATACTATCCTCTACAAGACCTACAATGAGGTCACAGCCTAGTTGTTCGGCTAATTTATCTCTAAACTCAACTGTTTCAGGGAAATTATGGCCAGTATCAATATGAACAAGAGGAAATGGAATTTTACCAGGATAAAAGGCTTTTTGAGCTAACCTTACCAATGTGATAGAGTCTTTTCCACCTGAGAAAAGCAAAGCTGGTTTCTCAAATTGAGCGGCAACTTCTCTAAGTATATAAATAGCTTCGTCTTCTAATTGTCTTGGAAAACTTCTATTTGATTCAAATTCTTGCTTCGAAATTTCTTTACTCACTGCGTTTGTCATTTTAAAAATATAATATCATTTAACGGCGTGCAATCCACATTCTTTTTGTGAAGTTTCCCACCACCATCTTCCAGCTCTTGGATGCTCCCCTTCGGCAATTGCTCGCGTACATGGTTGGCAACCAATACTTACAAAATTCTTTTTATGAAGTGTATTTTCGGGAATATTTTCTGCTTTAATAAATTCGGTCATTTGATCATAAGTCCAATCGATCAGAGGGTTAAATTTAAACACTTTGTTTCCCTCGTCCCACTCCCAAATCTTCATTTCTTGTCTATTCTCACTTTGTTCTGCTCTTAAGCCAGTGATCCAAACCTCAGCACCTTTTAAAGCTCTTTTCAAAGGAATAATTTTTCGAATTCCACAACACTCTTTCCTGTTTTCCACAGAATCGTAAAAGCTGTGAAAACCTTTTTCGCTTACCAATTTCTCTACCTTATCCGTATCAGGAAAGTAAGTTTTGATGTCCAGCTTGTATTTAGCCCTTGTTTTATCCATCAACTCATACGTTTCTGGAAAAAGACGACCAGTATCTAAGGTAAATATTTCAATATCGAGTTTATTACTCGCTATTTGATGTGTAATGACTTGATCTTCTTGACCAAAGGATGAAGAAAAAACAACTTTTTTGTAGTTTTTGCTTACCCATTCAAGCCGCTCAAGAAGCGTTAAATCATTTAACTTTTCTAAATCAGACATAATTAAAACCAAAATCGGACTATATTAATCAAACTCAATAATATCACTACCACTCCAATGGTAACCATAATGAATTTTGGGTTAAAAAATCGTACAAGGAATGCACCTAGTGGAGCGGCAAAAATACCGCCTATTACTAATCCTGCAATTGGTTGCCAAGCTGCAATATCAATAAATATCATAAAGATTCCAGTGCTAAAAAAAGCAACAAAAAACTCTGCGGTATTTACAGTTCCAATGGTTTCCTTAGGAGCATTTCCTTTCCTCAGTAAGTTTGAAGTTACCAAAGGTCCCCATCCTCCTCCACCTATTGCATCTAAAAAACCACCATAAAGACCAAGTATTCCTAAATTCTTATTTACGGGTGTTGCAGGCCTTCCTTTAAAAGCTTTATAAACCAAAAGTGACCCCAAAACTACTAAATATGCTGATATAAATGGCTTGATAAAATCAGCATCAAAAACTTCAGAAATTAGATATGCCCCTATCATCGCCCCTATAACACCGGTAACGACAATACGGAAAAACATTTTTTTGTCAATGTTGCCAAAATAAATGTGTGACAAGCCTGAAACTCCCGTGGTAAATACCTCTGCAGTATGAACACTTGCAGTTGCAAATGCTGGAGGAACACCTACTCCCATTAATAATGAGGTACAAGTGGCTCCATAGGCCATTCCGAGTGCACCGTCGATCAATTGTGCAAAAAAACCAACTCCAATATAATAATAGAACAAAGGATCTAAAGAACCTCCGTGCCAAACATCACTATAAGCAATTCGGTAAATCAAGATGCCGATTAACATCACTTTCATGGCAATCATAGCAACTGCTATGTACCTGAACTTGATGAGGCCGCTTAGTGACAATGCTAACTTCTCCATTTACAAGTCTCTTGATTTAAGGTAATTATTGCTATACACCCGCTCTTGTTCTAAAATATAATTGGGTACAATAGCATCTACTACCTCTCCTATTACAATAACCGCAGGATTAGTTAGGCCTTCTTTACTTCTCAATTCTAATAGGTTATTTACCTTACCCGAGATCTGTCTCGAATTAGCTTTGCTGGCGTTTTGAACTATAGCAGCTGGAGTTTCTCCTCTTCCATTTTTAGAGAAAATCGCAACTATTTCTTCTAGCTTACTCATCCCCATCAATATTACTATTGTTGCCGTTGTACGAGAAGCCAGTTCTATATCTTTACTCAATGACTTATCTGACTTATGTCCAGTTATCACCCAAAAACCATCGGATGAAGCTCTATCCGTAAGTGGAATATCATGTAAACCAAGAGCATTGATACTAGATATACCAGGTATGTATGTTGATTCCACACCTCTTGCTTTTGCAAAATTGATTTCCTCAGCACCTCTTCCAAATATAAATGGATCGCCACCTTTGAGCCTTACCACATGACCTTTTTGATATGCTTTCTCAACAATTAAGAAATTGATTCCATCTTGAGAAATACTTTTACAGTGTCCTTTTTTACCAACAGAGATCTTTTCGCAAAGCGGATGACAGTAATCTAATAGTTCTGGATTTGCCAAGTTGTCATAAAGCACTACATCTGCAGCTCTGAGAGCATTTATAGCTTTTAAAGTTATAAGCTCAGGATCACCTGGCCCAGCACCTACAAGTGTAAGGCGGGGTTTTATGTTTTGACCTAACTCTTTCATTATAGTTGTACTGCTTTTTCTTCTTCACGTAGCTGAATAGCTTTGTTCAAAAGTGATTTCGCATCGTTCAAGTAACTTTTAGCAAATTCAAACGTAGGTTCGTTGTTTTTTAGTTGAAGGATCAACTGATCCACGTTTTCTCCAAACTTAGAACCAAAATGCTCTCTAAAGTCATCTATAATTTTATTCTGAGTATTACACTTGATATCACTTGAAAGCAAAAGTGCCTTTGCAGCATTCACCATTGCGGCATAGGAAAAGTAAATAGAATCGCTATACTTATTCTTCCCCAATGCTTCTTCAGCATTATCAGCTTTCTCTTCCGCCTCTAAAAACAACGTCCCTACTAAATCAACTAAGACTCCAGCACACTCCCCTACTCCAATAGCAGTAGCGAAACTTTCATCCCTACCCCAGTCTACAAAGTCTGTTGGAATTAGCGTTTCTAAATCGGTAAGTGGTTTTAATATTTCGTAAAAATACGCTTTGCCAAATCGATCATAATAATCATTAAAGTACTCCCCATCTTGCCCATTTTCATTGAAATCATTTAGCACAATTCTTAGCACATCAGGACCTCTTTTAGAAGGGACTTTAATAACCTTATCAGCCGCTCTTCCAATCCCATTTCCCTGTGTACCTCCACCCAAAAGCACTTGAAGTGCAGGCAAAACACGCTTATCCGGAGCTTTCATGCTACTTCCATGGAAGCCAATATTTGCCATTCCGTGTTGACCACAAGAATTCATACAACCTGATATCTTGATGTACAAATTGTTGTTTTTGATCAATTCAGGAAACTCATTGTCAATAACTTTTTCAAATACGGTAGTAATATGAGTAGAATCTGAGATTGCTAGATTACAAGTATCTGTCCCTGGACAAGCCGTAATGTTGGCAATACTATTTGCACCCGCAGCACCTAAACCATGCTTAAGCAATACATTATATACATAAGCAAGGTTTGCTTGAGGAACATATCTCAAAAACATCCCTTGATTGATAGTTACTCTAATGTCATCTCCAACATAACCTTTGAGAGCGTCTATAAGTGATCTAGATACTTTGGTAGAAATATTTCCCAATGGCACTCGTATAAAAACGCCATAAAAATCTTGTTGTTTTTGGACTAAAAGGTTGGTCGCTTTCCAAGTTTCAAAAGCATCAATATCTTCAACAACTTCGTCACTTGCAATTAATGTTGGTAACTCAACTTGCTCTGTAAATGAAGTATCTACCCAATATTCTTTATGACTCAATGCTAACTCCTCTTGAGCAACTAAGTCCATGAAATTATCAAAGCCTACTTTATCTAGCAAGTATTTCATTCTTGCTTTATTTCTTGAATTACGCTCTCCGAATCTATCAAATACCCTTAAAACCTTCTCTGCAAATGGAATCAATAGCTCCTCAGGCAAGAATTCATAGGCCACATCTGCCATACGCGGCTGAGCACCTAAACCTCCACCAACCATGACTTTAAAGCCTTTTTTGCCATCTTTTATCTTTGAGATCATTCCCAAGTCATGCATGTAAGAAAGAGCAGTATCTTCATCCGTATTAGAAAAAGAGAATTTCATCTTTCGTCCCATTTCTTGACAAATAGGATTACGTAGGAAAAATTCAAACATCGCGTGAGCGTATGGAGTCACATCAAATAACTCATCAGCATCAACACCAGCGGAAACCGACGCAGTTATATTTCTAACAGTATTTCCACAAGCCTCTCTCATGGTAACATTGTCTCGCTCTAATTCAGACCAAAGCTCTGGTGTGCGGTCAAGACTCACGTAATGGATTTGAATATCCTGACGGGTTGTAAAATGCAGGTTTCCTGTTGAGTATTCATCCGAGACAGCACAAATTCTCTCCCATTGCTTAAATGTCATTTTACCATATGGCAATTTGATTCGTACCATTTGTACTCCTGGTTGTCTCTGCCCATAAACCCCTCTGGCAAGTCTAAGACTCCTGAACTTATCATCGTCTATTTTGCCTTCGTGGTGCAATCTGATCTTTTTTTCGAGATCAATGATGTCTTTTTGTACTACCGGATTTTCTAATTCTGTCCTGAAACTCTGCATTCAATTGAATAATATTTTTTGCAAATATAATAATAGTCTACTTAATTGGTAGGCTTTATAGTTTATTTGCTCAAAAAAATTCTAAACGTCGCAAATTTCGCCTTGCTGAATGATTTGAGAGTTTGAAAAAACAGCTTGTGCTTCCTCTAAAAAGAGTTCTAGCGTTTTATATCGTGAAGAAAAATGACCTAACATCAGCTTTTTAACCTTTGCGTCCCTAGCAATTATTGCTGCTTGCTTGGCAGTGCTATGTTGTGTTTTTGCAGCTCTATCTACTAATTCATTTGTAAAAGTAGATTCATGATAAAGCAAATCAACACCTGTCACTAGCGGTACTAACGTGGGATTAAAACTAGTATCGGAACAATATGCGAAGCTCTTTCCTTGAGGGCCATTTCTTGTATATTCGCTATTCTTGTAGGTTTTACCGCTCAATTCATCATAAACATCTTCACCATTTTGAAGCATTTTGAAATAAGGAATTGGAAAGTCAGTCGGCAATAATTCTTTGAGGATCTTACGCTTATGATTCAGTTCTTTAATCATATATCCAGCACATGCTACCCTATGTAGTAATGGCAAAGTACGGATAGAAAAATGTCCGTTGTTAAAAACTTCGCTGGAAGTAAGCGTATCAATTGTATGAAAACTAAGAGGAAACCCAATTTTCGTTCCCGAAGCTTCAAATTGCAAATTCATTATTTCTTCTAATCCTTGAGGACCAAATATTCGCATTGGCTCTTTTCTTTGGTTTAAGTTCATACTTGATAACAAACCAATCAATCCAAAATAATGATCACCATGCAAATGGGTTATACAGATCGTACGGATTCTTGTGTGCTTAACTTTGTGTGCTAGAAACCGATATTGAGTAGCTTCACCACAATCGATGAGCACATATTCGTTTCCTAGATTTACAAGACAGGCAGATGGATGCCTTTCTAAATGCGGAGTTGCTGAGCCAATACCAAAAAAAGTTACTTCCAATTTATCTATTCTCCTTTTAAAAATTCATTTTCGAGAATATTCATCATAATTGCTTCTACTCCTTCATGTTCTGTAGGTAATGCTATTACGTGATTTTTCCCTTTCAATGATGGTGAATTCATGAGTTCCTTCACGCCAACAAAACAAGCTAAACCATTACTTGTTTCTAATTCTTTTTCCAAAAATGAAGCCAAGGCATCAATTTCTTGATTTTCATTTTTAACCTCAATCAAAACATTATTAAGTAAACTAGATCGCAGCGTAGAGGTAATCTCACTACCCAAATCAGCAATGTCGTCCGTTAACTTTATACTTATATATTGTTCCTTTAATTCAATCATCGTTTTTAATGTTTTTCATTTCCCAAATTTTGGCATCAACTAGAAACCTAAACCAAAAACCTTGCAACGTGTGGAACAACAAACCTTGCACACCGTCTCTAAAGCCGCCTTTGATAATCATTCTATAAAAGTAAAACGCAAAAACACGCCAGAATAATGGGTAGGAATAATACTTTAATCGCAAGTATCTTCTTTTTTCCATTTCATTCCCGTTTTTATCGGCTTTAACTTTCTTGCTTTCGTCCAAAAGCTTTATTGCTTCCTTTGCTTCAAGCTCCGCCCACCTATTATGACGCAGGGTAAACTCACCCAAACTCGAAGTTATGGTATCTTCAATGTCGTTTTTAAGTGTA
This portion of the Spirosomataceae bacterium TFI 002 genome encodes:
- a CDS encoding sulfate adenylyltransferase subunit 1, which encodes MDILRIATAGSVDDGKSTLIGRLLYETKSITKDKIEALESASKRKGLDFTDLSLLTDGLIAEREQGITIDVAHIYFNTPNRKYIIADTPGHFEYTRNMVTGASNASVSIILIDARNGVIEQTKRHFYIASLLRMENIIVAVNKMDLADYSEATFGKIKEDFQNTVGKSDFESQNVTFIPISSLFGDNIVEKSNKMEWYDGLPLLSFLEKLENKRSNAIASELPARFPVQNVIRPKTEEFHDYRGYAGRVASGVFAVGDLIEALPSNQVSKIKAIHKFDQKLEHAELGDSISIELEDDIDISRGNMIVHAGSTPEQLKAINARVCWMDATPLQAGKTYFVQHGINIQKAKVVNVTSVLDIEHFSPKENTSEILLNEIGVVNIKLAGPIFADKYDENPTNGAFIFIDPMTNGTVGLGFVL
- a CDS encoding sulfate adenylyltransferase subunit 2, with the protein product MSKEISKQEFESNRSFPRQLEDEAIYILREVAAQFEKPALLFSGGKDSITLVRLAQKAFYPGKIPFPLVHIDTGHNFPETVEFRDKLAEQLGCDLIVGLVEDSINQGKVKEESGKYASRNALQTVTLLDTIESNKFDACIGGARRDEEKARAKERIFSVRDDFGQWDAKKQRPEMFEMLNGKIEMGENVRVFPISNWTELDVWNYIKEEELEIPSIYFAHQRQVFERDGMIWSDSEFINKSEDEKPYETTVRFRTVGDMTCTAAVLSDADNIDTIIDEIIGAEISERGARIDDKRSEAAMEKRKQQGYF
- a CDS encoding phosphoadenylylsulfate reductase (thioredoxin); protein product: MSDLEKLNDLTLLERLEWVSKNYKKVVFSSSFGQEDQVITHQIASNKLDIEIFTLDTGRLFPETYELMDKTRAKYKLDIKTYFPDTDKVEKLVSEKGFHSFYDSVENRKECCGIRKIIPLKRALKGAEVWITGLRAEQSENRQEMKIWEWDEGNKVFKFNPLIDWTYDQMTEFIKAENIPENTLHKKNFVSIGCQPCTRAIAEGEHPRAGRWWWETSQKECGLHAVK
- a CDS encoding uroporphyrinogen-III C-methyltransferase translates to MKELGQNIKPRLTLVGAGPGDPELITLKAINALRAADVVLYDNLANPELLDYCHPLCEKISVGKKGHCKSISQDGINFLIVEKAYQKGHVVRLKGGDPFIFGRGAEEINFAKARGVESTYIPGISSINALGLHDIPLTDRASSDGFWVITGHKSDKSLSKDIELASRTTATIVILMGMSKLEEIVAIFSKNGRGETPAAIVQNASKANSRQISGKVNNLLELRSKEGLTNPAVIVIGEVVDAIVPNYILEQERVYSNNYLKSRDL
- a CDS encoding sulfite reductase (ferredoxin), encoding MQSFRTELENPVVQKDIIDLEKKIRLHHEGKIDDDKFRSLRLARGVYGQRQPGVQMVRIKLPYGKMTFKQWERICAVSDEYSTGNLHFTTRQDIQIHYVSLDRTPELWSELERDNVTMREACGNTVRNITASVSAGVDADELFDVTPYAHAMFEFFLRNPICQEMGRKMKFSFSNTDEDTALSYMHDLGMISKIKDGKKGFKVMVGGGLGAQPRMADVAYEFLPEELLIPFAEKVLRVFDRFGERNSRNKARMKYLLDKVGFDNFMDLVAQEELALSHKEYWVDTSFTEQVELPTLIASDEVVEDIDAFETWKATNLLVQKQQDFYGVFIRVPLGNISTKVSRSLIDALKGYVGDDIRVTINQGMFLRYVPQANLAYVYNVLLKHGLGAAGANSIANITACPGTDTCNLAISDSTHITTVFEKVIDNEFPELIKNNNLYIKISGCMNSCGQHGMANIGFHGSSMKAPDKRVLPALQVLLGGGTQGNGIGRAADKVIKVPSKRGPDVLRIVLNDFNENGQDGEYFNDYYDRFGKAYFYEILKPLTDLETLIPTDFVDWGRDESFATAIGVGECAGVLVDLVGTLFLEAEEKADNAEEALGKNKYSDSIYFSYAAMVNAAKALLLSSDIKCNTQNKIIDDFREHFGSKFGENVDQLILQLKNNEPTFEFAKSYLNDAKSLLNKAIQLREEEKAVQL
- a CDS encoding RNAse Z; this translates as MEVTFFGIGSATPHLERHPSACLVNLGNEYVLIDCGEATQYRFLAHKVKHTRIRTICITHLHGDHYFGLIGLLSSMNLNQRKEPMRIFGPQGLEEIMNLQFEASGTKIGFPLSFHTIDTLTSSEVFNNGHFSIRTLPLLHRVACAGYMIKELNHKRKILKELLPTDFPIPYFKMLQNGEDVYDELSGKTYKNSEYTRNGPQGKSFAYCSDTSFNPTLVPLVTGVDLLYHESTFTNELVDRAAKTQHSTAKQAAIIARDAKVKKLMLGHFSSRYKTLELFLEEAQAVFSNSQIIQQGEICDV